In Candidatus Eisenbacteria bacterium, the following are encoded in one genomic region:
- a CDS encoding pyruvate, phosphate dikinase gives MSTKKRKMVYFFGDGKAEGRADMRNLLGGKGANLAEMNRIGIRVPAGFTITTEVCIEYQASRRFPAGLDREVKEHVGRVEKVMGARFGDQRNPLLLSVRSGARVSMPGMMDTVLNIGLNDRTVSGMAAAMGDERTAWDSYRRFVQMYGNVVLGIDSDQFEHALEARKEASGVRLDKDLPVPALRELVGEFKGIVRRETGRDFPEKPWDQLWGAIGAVFGSWNVKRAIEYRRLHKIPNDWGTAANVQSMVFGNLGETSATGVAFTRDPATGENLFYGEYLTNAQGEDVVAGIRTPHPINRAGAGDGGLTPLEDEMPEAYKELEGVYRKIERHYRDMQDVEFTIQQGRLWMLQTRAGKRTAVAAIRIAVEMVDEGLISREEAVSRVDPNQLDQLLHPMFDPKAPRRVIAKGLNASPGAATGRVVFSADEAVAAVEREPGARVILVRTETSPEDIHGMAVAQGILTSRGGMTSHAAVVARGIGKCCVAGCGDVHVQRAENCFVVGDVTVKAGDSISLDGSTGEVMLGEVPTMDSEINQVLLGAKKQEDSELYRYFEKLMSWADTIRKLKVRTNAETPLDADRAVRFGAQGIGLARTEHMFFEGNRIDAMREMIVASDSEGRRRALAKLLPLQRRDFIEIFRVMNGRPVTVRTLDPPLHEFLPHKEEEIVELAAQVGVSTDDLKKTVESLHEMNPMLGHRGCRLGIVYEEITEMQARAIIEAACQVKSEGIPVMPEIMIPLVATRKELQLQRVIVDRVAGEVMAERGVKVPYLVGTMIELPRAALTADEIAEEAEFFSFGTNDLTQTTYGLSRDDAGKFLPYYVEHGILPADPFQVLDQTGVGPLMRIAVEKGRSIRPKLKVGICGEHGGEPSSVIFCHRIGLDYVSCSPFRVPIARLALAHAALEDKGGAEPPARYRKEAGKKKVVKKAGAKKTAKKKTKKKVAKKTVKKAGAKKTAKKKVVKKTVKKKVVGKKTKKKAPAKKKTAKKAPRRKVSKKR, from the coding sequence ATGAGCACGAAGAAGAGGAAGATGGTCTATTTCTTCGGCGACGGCAAAGCGGAGGGCCGGGCCGACATGCGGAACCTGCTGGGCGGCAAGGGCGCCAACCTCGCGGAGATGAATCGCATCGGGATCCGCGTCCCCGCCGGATTCACGATCACGACGGAGGTATGCATCGAGTATCAGGCGAGCCGCCGCTTCCCCGCCGGCCTCGATCGCGAAGTCAAGGAACACGTGGGTCGGGTGGAAAAAGTGATGGGAGCCCGGTTCGGCGATCAGCGGAATCCTCTGCTCCTCTCCGTGCGTTCCGGCGCGCGGGTTTCGATGCCGGGCATGATGGACACGGTGCTGAACATCGGCCTCAACGACCGGACCGTATCGGGAATGGCCGCGGCGATGGGGGACGAGCGGACCGCCTGGGACAGCTACCGGCGTTTCGTGCAGATGTACGGCAACGTGGTTCTCGGCATCGATTCGGATCAGTTCGAGCACGCCTTGGAAGCGAGGAAAGAGGCTTCCGGCGTCCGACTCGACAAGGACCTCCCCGTGCCCGCGCTCCGGGAGTTGGTCGGGGAATTCAAGGGGATCGTGCGGCGTGAAACCGGCCGTGATTTCCCGGAGAAGCCCTGGGATCAGCTCTGGGGAGCCATCGGCGCAGTCTTCGGCTCCTGGAACGTGAAGCGGGCTATCGAGTATCGGCGGCTTCACAAGATCCCCAACGACTGGGGAACCGCGGCGAACGTGCAGTCGATGGTCTTCGGCAACCTGGGAGAGACGAGCGCCACTGGCGTCGCCTTCACGCGCGACCCGGCGACCGGCGAAAACCTGTTCTACGGCGAATATCTCACGAACGCCCAGGGCGAGGACGTGGTGGCCGGTATCCGGACTCCCCACCCGATCAACCGTGCCGGCGCCGGCGACGGCGGACTCACCCCCCTCGAAGACGAGATGCCCGAGGCTTACAAGGAACTGGAAGGTGTTTACCGAAAGATCGAGCGGCACTACCGGGACATGCAGGATGTGGAATTCACCATTCAGCAGGGGCGGCTCTGGATGCTCCAGACCCGCGCCGGCAAGAGGACGGCGGTGGCGGCGATCCGCATCGCCGTGGAGATGGTGGACGAGGGCCTGATCAGCCGCGAGGAGGCGGTCTCCCGGGTAGACCCGAACCAGCTCGACCAGCTCCTTCATCCCATGTTCGACCCGAAGGCGCCGCGCCGGGTGATCGCCAAGGGGCTGAACGCTTCGCCCGGCGCCGCCACCGGCAGGGTCGTGTTCAGCGCCGACGAGGCGGTCGCCGCCGTGGAGCGCGAACCGGGCGCGCGCGTGATTTTGGTGCGAACCGAGACGAGCCCCGAGGATATCCACGGGATGGCGGTCGCCCAGGGGATTCTCACCTCCCGTGGGGGGATGACATCCCACGCCGCCGTGGTCGCCCGCGGTATCGGCAAGTGCTGCGTCGCCGGATGCGGCGACGTGCACGTGCAACGCGCCGAGAATTGCTTCGTGGTGGGCGATGTGACCGTGAAGGCGGGCGATTCGATCTCTCTGGACGGGTCGACCGGCGAGGTGATGCTCGGCGAAGTCCCGACCATGGATTCGGAGATCAACCAGGTCCTCCTGGGCGCCAAGAAACAAGAGGATTCGGAGCTTTATCGATATTTCGAAAAGCTGATGTCCTGGGCGGACACGATTCGGAAACTGAAGGTCCGAACCAACGCGGAAACGCCCCTCGACGCGGACCGCGCGGTCCGTTTCGGGGCCCAAGGGATCGGGCTCGCCCGGACGGAGCACATGTTCTTCGAGGGGAACCGGATCGACGCGATGCGGGAGATGATCGTCGCCTCCGACTCGGAGGGCCGCCGCCGGGCGCTCGCCAAGCTGCTCCCGCTGCAGCGGCGGGACTTCATCGAGATCTTCCGGGTCATGAACGGCCGGCCGGTGACGGTGCGGACCCTCGATCCGCCACTGCACGAGTTCCTCCCTCACAAGGAGGAGGAGATCGTCGAACTGGCCGCGCAGGTGGGCGTCTCGACGGACGATCTGAAAAAGACGGTCGAATCGCTCCATGAGATGAACCCCATGCTCGGGCACCGGGGCTGCCGGCTCGGGATCGTTTACGAAGAAATCACCGAGATGCAGGCCCGGGCGATCATCGAGGCGGCCTGTCAGGTGAAGAGCGAGGGGATCCCGGTGATGCCGGAGATCATGATTCCGTTGGTGGCTACCCGCAAGGAACTGCAGCTGCAGCGCGTCATCGTGGACCGGGTCGCCGGCGAGGTGATGGCCGAGCGGGGCGTGAAGGTTCCCTACCTTGTCGGAACGATGATCGAACTCCCTCGGGCCGCGCTGACGGCGGACGAGATCGCCGAAGAGGCGGAGTTCTTCTCCTTCGGCACCAACGACCTGACGCAAACCACCTACGGTCTCTCCCGGGACGACGCGGGTAAGTTCCTTCCATATTACGTGGAGCACGGCATCCTCCCCGCCGATCCCTTCCAGGTGCTGGACCAGACCGGCGTCGGGCCGCTGATGCGAATCGCCGTGGAGAAGGGACGCTCCATCCGCCCGAAACTGAAAGTGGGCATCTGCGGCGAGCACGGAGGGGAACCTTCGTCGGTTATCTTCTGCCACCGGATCGGGCTCGACTATGTGAGCTGCTCCCCCTTCCGGGTGCCCATCGCCCGCCTCGCGCTGGCGCACGCGGCGCTCGAGGATAAGGGGGGCGCCGAGCCTCCGGCCCGCTATCGTAAGGAAGCGGGGAAGAAGAAGGTCGTGAAGAAGGCGGGCGCCAAGAAAACGGCCAAGAAGAAGACGAAGAAGAAAGTCGCGAAGAAGACCGTGAAGAAGGCGGGCGCCAAGAAAACGGCCAAGAAGAAGGTCGTGAAGAAGACCGTCAAAAAGAAAGTCGTCGGGAAGAAGACGAAGAAGAAGGCTCCGGCGAAGAAGAAGACGGCGAAGAAGGCTCCCCGCCGGAAGGTTTCCAAGAAGCGCTGA
- a CDS encoding sigma-54-dependent Fis family transcriptional regulator: protein MEDGKILIIGQIGSDQAELPELLTKAGFRVHRVDSGEEALRYLRGERGCGLALVGETTDISAKALLQGLSRRFPDTRVALLLPAPPEESIRERFLDLSGRPNRRVLEVIEGLLASRPCEGELRPRLIGRSESMERVRQTVEQVASTNMTVLITGESGTGKDVVARLLHDRSRRRAKPFVAVNCAALPEGVLESELFGHEKGAFTGATARRQGRFELADGGTLFLDEIADMPIQTQAKLLRVLEEKRFLRVGGVRDVVVDVRLAAATNADLEAAVMEGRFRRDLFYRLNVIQIHLPPLRERREDIPDLVAAFVGDVCDEQNLEPIRFTREAMQVLTSFHWPGNVRQLRNLVEKIAILERGGTIDESRVSHFLGERFTRSQNLPVPTTRDREQAERELLYQTLLAIRGDLAEMKEMLRSRGGVTGDAAARSGNYPTDAEVVELDESPERDRGRTAADFELEAIRRALKESGGNRRRAAEILQIGERTLYRKLRKHGLR, encoded by the coding sequence TTGGAAGACGGCAAGATTCTGATCATCGGACAGATCGGCAGCGACCAGGCGGAGTTGCCGGAACTGCTGACGAAAGCGGGATTCCGCGTTCACCGGGTCGATAGCGGCGAGGAAGCCCTCCGCTATCTCCGGGGGGAGCGCGGCTGTGGTCTGGCGCTCGTCGGCGAGACGACGGACATCTCGGCGAAAGCCCTTCTCCAAGGTCTTTCTCGGCGTTTCCCCGACACGCGGGTCGCCCTCCTCCTCCCCGCTCCGCCGGAAGAGTCGATCCGGGAACGGTTCCTCGACCTTTCCGGCCGGCCGAACCGGAGAGTGCTGGAGGTGATCGAGGGACTCCTCGCCAGCCGCCCGTGCGAGGGGGAGCTCCGCCCCCGCCTGATCGGACGAAGCGAATCGATGGAGAGGGTTCGCCAAACCGTCGAGCAGGTGGCCTCCACCAACATGACCGTCCTGATCACCGGCGAGAGCGGCACCGGCAAGGACGTGGTCGCCCGTCTTCTCCACGACAGGAGCCGGCGCCGGGCGAAGCCCTTCGTGGCGGTCAACTGCGCCGCCCTCCCCGAGGGGGTTCTGGAGAGCGAACTCTTCGGCCACGAGAAGGGTGCCTTCACAGGCGCCACGGCGCGCCGGCAGGGGCGTTTCGAGTTGGCCGACGGCGGGACCCTCTTCCTGGACGAGATCGCCGACATGCCGATCCAGACCCAGGCGAAGCTGCTCCGGGTGCTGGAGGAGAAACGGTTTCTTCGGGTCGGCGGCGTCCGTGACGTGGTGGTGGACGTGCGCCTCGCCGCGGCGACCAACGCGGATCTGGAAGCGGCCGTGATGGAGGGGCGCTTCCGGCGGGACCTCTTCTATCGCCTGAACGTGATCCAGATCCACCTTCCCCCTCTCCGGGAGCGGCGGGAGGACATTCCGGACCTGGTCGCCGCTTTCGTCGGCGACGTGTGCGACGAACAGAACCTGGAACCGATCCGGTTCACCCGCGAAGCGATGCAGGTGCTCACCTCCTTTCACTGGCCCGGAAACGTCCGGCAACTCCGCAACCTCGTGGAGAAGATCGCCATCCTGGAGAGGGGCGGGACGATCGACGAAAGCCGTGTCTCCCACTTTCTGGGGGAAAGGTTCACCCGCTCCCAGAACCTCCCCGTGCCGACGACGCGAGACCGGGAGCAGGCGGAGCGCGAGCTTCTGTATCAGACTCTTCTCGCGATCCGAGGGGACCTCGCGGAGATGAAGGAGATGCTCCGGAGCCGGGGAGGCGTGACGGGAGACGCCGCCGCGAGAAGCGGGAACTACCCCACCGACGCGGAGGTGGTCGAGTTGGACGAGTCCCCCGAACGGGACAGGGGACGGACCGCCGCGGACTTCGAGCTGGAAGCGATCCGCCGCGCGCTGAAGGAGTCGGGGGGGAACAGACGGCGCGCGGCGGAGATCCTCCAGATCGGAGAGAGAACCCTTTATCGGAAACTGAGGAAGCACGGTCTCCGCTGA
- the rpsU gene encoding 30S ribosomal protein S21, with protein sequence MSRVKVKEGEPIDKAIRRFKKKCEKDGIVQDMRKKARFLKPSERRRKKALKAEKRRRTEALKATRRTSGRR encoded by the coding sequence ATGTCCCGAGTGAAGGTCAAGGAAGGCGAGCCCATCGACAAGGCGATCCGTCGATTCAAGAAGAAATGCGAGAAAGACGGAATCGTCCAGGATATGCGGAAGAAGGCTCGCTTCCTCAAACCGAGTGAACGCCGAAGGAAGAAAGCCCTGAAGGCGGAGAAGCGGCGTCGCACCGAAGCGCTCAAGGCGACGCGGCGTACATCCGGCCGGAGATAA
- the rpmI gene encoding 50S ribosomal protein L35 codes for MPKIKTNRSAAKRFRATGGGKVRRHKAYASHLLSGKSPKQKRRLRKPAVLSKADMQRFRRLLPNG; via the coding sequence ATGCCCAAGATCAAGACGAATCGGAGCGCCGCCAAGCGTTTCCGAGCGACCGGAGGGGGCAAGGTGCGCCGCCACAAGGCGTACGCGAGCCATCTTCTTTCCGGGAAGTCCCCGAAACAGAAGCGTCGTCTGCGTAAGCCGGCCGTGCTCTCCAAGGCGGACATGCAGCGCTTCCGGCGACTCCTGCCGAACGGTTGA
- a CDS encoding HEAT repeat domain-containing protein encodes MFIKLRVLGVPAVGPLLGALDNETPEVRHYVSFTLGFFDDPRVVDALLGVFRSDPETSVRCAAAEALGRLESAEAVDPLLDALKVGDAKIRQSAAYALGLVGDPRARPALEKAKSDADELVRFFAEEALVEIDRAVARRKS; translated from the coding sequence ATGTTCATCAAACTCCGGGTCCTCGGCGTCCCCGCCGTCGGTCCTCTTCTGGGAGCCCTGGACAACGAGACGCCCGAAGTGCGGCACTATGTCTCCTTCACCCTCGGATTCTTCGATGATCCCCGCGTGGTGGATGCTCTTCTCGGTGTTTTCCGTTCCGACCCGGAGACGTCGGTCCGCTGCGCGGCGGCGGAGGCGCTCGGGCGCCTGGAGAGCGCCGAAGCGGTGGATCCCCTTCTCGACGCGCTGAAGGTAGGGGACGCGAAGATCCGCCAATCCGCCGCCTACGCCCTCGGGTTGGTGGGTGATCCGCGCGCGCGACCCGCCCTGGAGAAAGCCAAGTCCGACGCCGACGAGCTGGTTCGATTCTTCGCCGAGGAGGCGCTCGTCGAGATCGATCGGGCCGTGGCGCGCCGCAAATCCTGA